One window of the Natronomonas marina genome contains the following:
- a CDS encoding DUF7344 domain-containing protein has product MTTSSSSSSAEASSGNSSDSSGAERPSTRSAGEASSEDGRGGSEASSIDADALDDLPGTKRKDGEELDIGEVFELLKNERRRRVIRFLKEQEDGTTTLDVLAEHIAALENDIDVSQLSSSQRKRVYIGLYQCHLPKMDDFGVVEFRKNRGIIHLRDTTLLDPYLPDLESDEEEADDAEADTGRAKLAAAAGVAVVALVGATGIGPLAVVPGVFWTLLCAAALLFSATS; this is encoded by the coding sequence ATGACCACGTCCAGCAGTTCATCGTCGGCGGAGGCGTCATCAGGCAATAGTTCGGACTCGTCGGGAGCCGAGCGCCCGTCGACGCGGAGCGCGGGCGAGGCGTCGTCCGAGGACGGCCGGGGCGGCAGCGAGGCGTCGTCCATCGACGCCGACGCGCTCGATGACCTGCCCGGAACCAAGCGAAAGGACGGTGAAGAACTCGACATCGGGGAGGTGTTCGAACTGCTAAAGAACGAGCGGCGACGGCGGGTGATACGGTTCCTGAAAGAACAGGAGGACGGCACCACGACGCTGGACGTACTCGCGGAGCACATCGCGGCCCTCGAGAACGACATCGACGTTTCACAGCTGTCCTCGAGCCAGCGCAAGCGCGTCTACATCGGGCTCTACCAGTGTCACCTCCCGAAGATGGACGACTTCGGCGTCGTCGAGTTCCGGAAGAACCGCGGCATCATCCACCTCCGGGACACCACCCTGCTGGACCCCTACCTGCCCGACCTCGAGTCCGACGAGGAGGAAGCCGACGACGCCGAAGCGGACACCGGACGGGCGAAACTGGCGGCGGCGGCCGGTGTGGCGGTCGTCGCCCTCGTCGGGGCGACGGGTATCGGCCCGCTTGCGGTCGTTCCGGGCGTCTTCTGGACGCTCCTCTGTGCCGCCGCGCTGCTGTTCTCGGCTACGAGTTGA
- a CDS encoding PadR family transcriptional regulator: MFELTGFQRDLLYVAAGLDRPSGQELKSELQTEIDRITHGRLYPNLDTLVEDGYLAQGKIDRRTNYYEVTEFGKEAIRERRQWENSYVADGVVSE, encoded by the coding sequence GTGTTCGAACTCACCGGCTTCCAGCGCGACCTGCTGTACGTCGCGGCGGGGCTCGACCGGCCGTCGGGCCAGGAGCTCAAATCGGAGCTCCAGACGGAGATCGACCGGATCACCCACGGCCGGCTCTACCCGAACCTCGACACGCTGGTCGAGGACGGCTACCTCGCCCAGGGAAAGATAGATCGGCGGACGAACTACTACGAGGTGACGGAGTTCGGAAAGGAGGCGATCCGAGAGCGCCGTCAGTGGGAGAACAGCTACGTCGCCGACGGTGTGGTGTCGGAGTGA
- a CDS encoding HalOD1 output domain-containing protein, with amino-acid sequence MRRTRNGRRRDYSGYEPLTGAYHRQHDWDGPERLSQTVSEVILALSGLEPNAGPPLSDAIDPDALNRLFGPSGGDGTRDHLTFTHQNCTVVVYRDGHVVAYPPELTSPTLDEPPRHPR; translated from the coding sequence ATGAGGCGTACACGAAACGGCCGCCGGCGGGACTATTCCGGCTACGAGCCGCTCACGGGGGCGTACCACCGTCAGCACGACTGGGACGGCCCCGAACGGCTGAGCCAGACGGTCTCCGAGGTGATCCTGGCGCTTTCCGGTCTGGAGCCGAACGCCGGGCCGCCGCTGTCGGACGCCATCGATCCCGACGCGCTGAACCGGCTGTTCGGCCCCTCGGGTGGCGACGGCACCCGTGATCACCTGACGTTCACTCACCAGAACTGCACGGTCGTCGTCTACCGGGACGGCCACGTCGTCGCCTATCCGCCGGAGCTTACGAGCCCGACGCTGGACGAACCTCCCCGTCACCCCCGGTGA
- a CDS encoding NAD-dependent epimerase/dehydratase family protein, producing the protein MSRELSGRRVLVTGCWEFLGSALVDHLAERNEVIVDDGILGQPSNRSVAGPPTDVDLVYYLAPRPSYPVGGRDGTQDSAERFRDVVEQARLEDCEAVVYASTAAGHGDRTDPTTGSVSVTARAGHEAAKLASQQYAEYFRTHYGMSVASARLFSVYGAAGTYEAAGSVVSKFADDVARGRPPKIYGDGTRTRDFVHVDDTVRALELLGLEGADGIYDVGTGTAHSFEAVVRALAAVFDREVTPEYADNPIPGAASVGSTADCGPLRRDTGWEPATDFEEGIRRVCEPYLESMRTDGGDAPEPRQARAAHRDRR; encoded by the coding sequence ATGTCGAGAGAACTGAGCGGTCGCCGCGTCCTCGTCACCGGTTGCTGGGAGTTCCTCGGGTCGGCCCTCGTCGATCACCTCGCGGAGCGAAACGAGGTGATCGTCGACGACGGGATACTCGGGCAGCCGTCGAACCGCTCGGTGGCGGGCCCACCGACCGACGTCGACCTCGTCTACTACCTCGCGCCGCGTCCGTCGTACCCGGTGGGAGGCCGCGACGGGACGCAGGACAGCGCCGAGCGGTTCCGCGACGTGGTCGAGCAAGCCCGACTGGAGGACTGTGAGGCGGTGGTCTACGCCTCGACCGCCGCCGGCCACGGCGACCGGACCGACCCGACGACCGGGTCAGTGTCGGTCACGGCGCGGGCGGGCCACGAGGCGGCGAAACTGGCCAGTCAGCAGTACGCCGAGTACTTCCGCACCCACTACGGGATGTCGGTAGCGAGCGCCCGGCTCTTCTCCGTCTACGGGGCCGCAGGAACCTACGAAGCCGCCGGGAGCGTCGTCTCGAAGTTCGCCGACGACGTCGCCAGGGGACGGCCGCCGAAGATTTACGGCGACGGGACCCGGACCCGTGACTTCGTCCACGTCGACGACACCGTCCGTGCGCTGGAGCTCCTCGGGCTCGAGGGGGCCGACGGCATCTACGACGTCGGCACCGGCACGGCCCACAGCTTCGAGGCGGTCGTCCGGGCGCTGGCGGCAGTATTCGACCGCGAGGTCACCCCGGAGTACGCCGATAACCCGATCCCCGGGGCGGCGTCAGTCGGGAGTACTGCGGACTGCGGGCCGCTACGCCGGGATACCGGCTGGGAGCCGGCGACCGACTTCGAGGAGGGCATCCGGCGGGTCTGTGAACCGTACCTCGAATCGATGCGGACGGACGGTGGCGACGCGCCCGAACCGCGGCAGGCGAGAGCTGCCCACAGGGACCGGCGATGA
- a CDS encoding sensor histidine kinase — translation MRQRENSGPRPPADRMGDRLRPADEETTAPAADGRPGESTTGGDDADVRRLRNRVRELQRRNERLESFVGALDHDIRGPLVVAGNHLEFAREEPEPTHFDAIERAHDRLSALVEELRATAEGTGTDGERRPVSVSAVAEECWAAVDAPDAELVVDTDATVPADRRRLLRLFENLFRNSVEHGSTDPPSQAREDTGSEDASEPSVADAPDDSGERRGGAGVDVTVTVGALDGGFYVADDGAGIPGPERELVFEEGYTTDENGTGLGLAIVRDVVREHGWTIHLTRAENGGARFEITGVGTRPEP, via the coding sequence ATGCGTCAGCGTGAGAACTCCGGACCTCGCCCGCCCGCCGACCGGATGGGCGACCGCCTCCGACCGGCCGACGAGGAAACGACCGCACCGGCGGCCGACGGACGGCCGGGCGAATCCACGACGGGCGGCGACGACGCCGACGTACGGCGACTCCGGAACCGGGTTCGTGAACTGCAGCGGCGAAACGAGCGTCTCGAGTCGTTCGTCGGGGCGCTCGACCACGACATCCGGGGACCGCTCGTGGTCGCGGGCAACCACCTCGAGTTCGCACGCGAAGAGCCCGAACCGACCCACTTCGACGCCATCGAGCGGGCCCACGACCGGCTTTCGGCGCTCGTCGAGGAGCTTCGGGCCACCGCGGAGGGAACGGGCACCGACGGCGAGCGCCGACCCGTCTCGGTTTCCGCGGTCGCCGAGGAGTGCTGGGCCGCCGTCGACGCCCCCGACGCCGAACTGGTCGTCGACACCGACGCGACCGTTCCGGCCGACCGCCGCCGCCTGCTGCGGCTGTTCGAGAACCTGTTTCGGAACAGCGTCGAACACGGTTCGACGGACCCTCCCTCGCAGGCTCGGGAGGACACCGGAAGCGAGGACGCTTCCGAGCCCTCGGTCGCTGACGCTCCCGACGACAGCGGCGAACGTCGTGGCGGCGCCGGCGTCGACGTGACCGTGACGGTCGGGGCGCTCGACGGCGGGTTCTACGTGGCCGACGACGGGGCGGGGATACCGGGGCCGGAGCGCGAACTGGTGTTCGAGGAGGGGTACACGACCGACGAGAACGGGACCGGGCTGGGGCTGGCCATCGTTCGTGACGTCGTCCGCGAACACGGCTGGACGATACACCTCACCAGAGCCGAAAACGGCGGTGCCCGGTTCGAGATCACCGGCGTCGGGACGCGGCCCGAACCGTAG